TCTTTGGACTGTCAACACCAAACTAGACAATTTTCTTAAGGTGTCTATTTTTGTACTCAACAGGACTTGTATACCCTAGTGTGCTATGAATACGAATATGGTTAAACCAATGCACGTAATCACACAGTTCTCGTTTTAATTTTTCTAAGCTTTC
Above is a genomic segment from Bacillus spongiae containing:
- a CDS encoding IS3 family transposase; protein product: ESLEKLKRELCDYVHWFNHIRIHSTLGYTSPVEYKNRHLKKIV